The proteins below come from a single Candidatus Kirkpatrickella diaphorinae genomic window:
- a CDS encoding efflux RND transporter permease subunit, translated as MSRFFIDRPVFAWVIGLIIMLIGIVAIPNMPVAQYPSIAAPEVAISVDYPGASAETVNNTTVRPILQQMYGLDHLEYISATSFGSGHMEIDLTFEQGTNPDIAQVQVQNKLQLAQPRLPTEVVTQGISVNKSAKSFFLIPAFISEDGSMSGQDIADYIASNVSDPVSRVTGVGDKTLLGSEYAMRIWMDPNKLFRYQLNVTDVQNAIAQQNIQISSGELGGVPASSEAGFDASIIGPERFSDPEQFRNIVLKVQLDGSQVLLKDVARVELGAQNYNISSFYNNRPAVGIGLKLAPGSNQIKTEAAVRDKISELEKFFPKGLKTVYAFDTLPFITLSIHEVLETLVIAIILVFVVMLIFLQNFRATLIPTIAVPVVLLGTFGVLSGLGYSINTLTMLAMVLAVGLLVDDAIVVVENVERVMDEEGLSPKEASKASMDEIQGALVGIVLVLTAVFLPMAAFGGSTGVIYRQFSFTIVAAMWLSVLVALIMTPALCATMLRPSHTVKNRFAKWFNLHFDRMTEAYLRGVKWMINSVTVALIGFVILTGCVVFLFLRVPTGFLPEEDQGVLFGQLTMRPGATKAQTGEVNRRISDYIMKNYGDIVQSVFSVDGFNFAGQGQSAGAFFVRFKPWNIRTKSNQSAMNVAQEITMHFWGDPAAQIFAINPPPVMEMGNASGFDVELVDNGHLGRNALEAARDQLIAEGNKSPLLEAVRSMEMADQPQFHLDVDRDRANAQGITNSEINSALSGAFGSIYVNQFLRAGRVKQVYIQGEPWARMTPEDVNKWYIRNSSNTMVPFNSFAQGRWIYGPQKVSNYNGVDALEVQGSPRRGVSSGAAMNEIARIAKSLPAGIGYEWTNLSYEEAKSGDSTGPLYALAGIVILLCLAALYESWAIPLSVVLVLPLGVLGAIVLTLMRNLSNDVYFQVGLLTTVGLSVKNAILIVEFAKAFFEEGDSLEEAVIKAGRERLRPILMTSIAFVFGVLPLAFASGAGASSRQAIGTCVVGGMLSATALTIFFVPVFFVIILRLFRVKRLKEKIDIYAKKSQRSKGVKS; from the coding sequence ATGTCACGCTTCTTTATCGACCGCCCCGTATTCGCCTGGGTCATTGGACTCATCATCATGCTCATCGGGATTGTCGCCATCCCGAACATGCCGGTTGCGCAATATCCCAGCATTGCCGCGCCTGAAGTCGCGATTTCGGTCGACTATCCGGGGGCTTCGGCTGAGACCGTCAATAACACGACGGTGCGGCCGATCCTCCAACAAATGTACGGGCTTGACCATCTTGAATATATTTCCGCGACGTCTTTCGGCAGCGGACATATGGAAATCGACCTGACGTTTGAGCAGGGGACCAACCCCGACATCGCGCAGGTGCAGGTGCAGAATAAATTGCAGCTTGCCCAGCCGCGTCTGCCGACAGAAGTCGTCACACAGGGTATTTCAGTCAATAAATCCGCGAAGAGCTTTTTCCTTATCCCTGCCTTCATCTCTGAAGATGGCAGCATGTCGGGGCAGGATATTGCGGATTACATCGCCTCCAACGTGTCTGACCCTGTCTCCCGCGTGACGGGTGTGGGTGACAAGACGCTTCTCGGCTCCGAATATGCAATGCGCATCTGGATGGATCCGAACAAGCTGTTTCGTTACCAGCTTAACGTCACGGATGTGCAGAATGCGATTGCACAGCAGAACATCCAGATTTCCTCCGGTGAACTCGGCGGCGTGCCCGCCTCATCGGAAGCTGGTTTCGATGCCTCGATCATCGGGCCGGAGCGCTTCAGCGACCCTGAGCAATTCCGCAATATTGTGCTGAAAGTGCAGCTTGACGGGTCACAGGTGCTCCTCAAGGACGTCGCGCGCGTGGAATTGGGGGCGCAGAATTATAATATCTCGTCATTTTATAATAACCGTCCCGCCGTCGGTATCGGCCTCAAACTCGCGCCGGGCTCCAACCAGATCAAAACGGAAGCCGCCGTCCGCGACAAGATTTCAGAGCTTGAAAAGTTTTTCCCGAAAGGTCTGAAGACGGTTTACGCGTTCGACACGCTTCCCTTCATCACTTTATCGATCCATGAAGTGCTTGAAACGCTGGTCATCGCCATCATTCTTGTCTTTGTGGTGATGCTGATCTTCCTCCAGAATTTCCGCGCCACGCTGATCCCGACAATCGCCGTGCCGGTCGTGCTGCTGGGGACGTTCGGTGTTCTGTCGGGGCTCGGTTACAGCATCAACACGCTGACAATGTTGGCGATGGTGCTGGCTGTCGGGTTGTTGGTGGATGATGCGATCGTCGTTGTGGAAAATGTCGAGCGTGTCATGGATGAGGAGGGACTTTCCCCGAAGGAAGCCTCAAAAGCCTCCATGGATGAGATCCAGGGCGCACTCGTGGGGATTGTGCTGGTTCTGACGGCGGTGTTTCTGCCCATGGCGGCGTTTGGCGGGTCGACAGGCGTGATCTATCGCCAGTTCTCCTTCACCATTGTCGCCGCCATGTGGCTGTCGGTCCTCGTCGCGCTCATCATGACGCCTGCGCTTTGCGCAACCATGCTGCGGCCGTCCCACACAGTTAAAAACCGCTTCGCCAAATGGTTCAACCTCCATTTTGACCGGATGACGGAGGCTTATCTCCGCGGTGTGAAATGGATGATCAACAGTGTCACCGTGGCGCTGATCGGATTTGTCATTCTGACAGGCTGCGTGGTGTTTCTCTTCCTCCGCGTGCCGACAGGGTTTTTGCCGGAGGAGGATCAGGGCGTTCTTTTCGGCCAGTTGACGATGCGCCCCGGCGCCACCAAAGCGCAGACAGGTGAGGTGAATCGCCGAATCTCCGATTACATCATGAAGAATTACGGCGATATCGTTCAGTCCGTCTTCAGTGTGGACGGGTTCAATTTCGCCGGGCAGGGGCAGAGCGCGGGGGCGTTCTTCGTCCGTTTCAAACCCTGGAATATCCGCACAAAATCGAACCAGTCGGCGATGAATGTCGCGCAGGAGATCACGATGCATTTCTGGGGCGACCCGGCAGCGCAGATCTTCGCCATTAATCCGCCTCCGGTCATGGAGATGGGGAATGCGTCCGGCTTTGACGTCGAGTTGGTCGATAATGGTCATCTCGGCCGCAATGCGCTGGAAGCCGCGCGTGACCAGTTGATTGCCGAGGGCAATAAAAGCCCGCTTCTGGAAGCTGTGCGCTCGATGGAAATGGCGGATCAGCCGCAATTCCATCTCGATGTGGATCGCGACAGGGCGAATGCGCAGGGCATCACGAATAGTGAGATCAACAGCGCTCTCAGCGGTGCTTTCGGCTCCATTTATGTCAATCAGTTTCTACGTGCAGGCCGCGTGAAGCAGGTTTACATTCAGGGTGAGCCCTGGGCGCGTATGACGCCTGAGGACGTCAATAAATGGTATATCCGCAATTCCAGCAACACGATGGTGCCCTTTAATTCCTTCGCGCAGGGCAGATGGATTTACGGTCCGCAGAAAGTCTCCAACTATAATGGTGTTGACGCGCTTGAAGTGCAGGGTTCTCCCCGTCGAGGTGTGAGCTCCGGCGCGGCCATGAACGAGATCGCGCGTATTGCGAAAAGCCTTCCCGCAGGTATCGGATATGAATGGACGAACCTTTCCTATGAGGAGGCAAAGTCCGGCGATTCCACCGGCCCGCTTTATGCGCTGGCCGGCATTGTCATCCTGCTCTGCCTGGCGGCCCTCTATGAAAGCTGGGCCATCCCGCTTTCCGTCGTGCTCGTTCTGCCGCTCGGCGTGCTGGGTGCCATTGTCCTGACATTGATGCGTAATCTCAGTAATGACGTTTACTTTCAGGTTGGACTTCTCACGACGGTGGGGCTTTCGGTTAAAAACGCCATTCTTATCGTGGAATTCGCCAAAGCGTTCTTCGAGGAAGGCGACTCTTTGGAGGAAGCCGTCATCAAAGCGGGCCGGGAGCGCTTGCGCCCGATCCTGATGACCTCCATCGCCTTTGTTTTCGGGGTACTACCGCTTGCTTTCGCCTCGGGCGCGGGCGCCTCCTCGCGTCAGGCCATCGGCACCTGCGTGGTGGGCGGCATGTTATCGGCGACGGCGCTGACGATATTTTTCGTGCCAGTCTTCTTCGTCATTATTCTTCGCCTTTTCCGCGTGAAGCGCCTGAAGGAGAAAATCGATATTTACGCCAAAAAGTCGCAGCGATCGAAGGGAGTCAAATCATGA
- a CDS encoding efflux RND transporter periplasmic adaptor subunit: MTVQNVTKNALLCSVAFMTALTLAGCKSKSGSGNPPPQLVKFVKVHTEAVPVNTALPGRVSAFEQAQIRPQVGGVVLKRYFEQGTDVKKDQLLYLINPAPYKAAYETAKAQLLHARAAAIGIRAQYERYKPLVKAHAVSQQDFDNTRSQALQAEAAIATAQATLDSAAVNLDWTEVRSPIEGRIGRMLYTPGTLVTAGQVDPIALVTRLDPIYVDVNLAASDMLRLRREIADGTLKKVDEGDASVELMLEDGSKYDLPGVLRLSEVTVDPGTGTLVLRAQFPNPDKLLMPGMYVHAQVKEGVDPTSVVVPQEAVMRNSRGDPYVFVIDDKNQLDTKMVELGRAIHGKWVVRKGLKDNDRVVVSGLVKVKSGQKVTPEEQTTPAPKTQEK, from the coding sequence ATGACAGTTCAGAACGTGACGAAAAACGCCTTGCTCTGCAGTGTGGCCTTCATGACGGCCCTGACGCTGGCCGGCTGCAAAAGCAAATCAGGTTCCGGCAATCCGCCGCCGCAGCTCGTGAAGTTTGTCAAGGTCCATACGGAAGCCGTGCCGGTTAACACCGCACTCCCCGGTCGGGTCAGCGCGTTTGAGCAGGCGCAGATCCGTCCACAAGTGGGTGGCGTTGTTCTCAAACGGTATTTTGAGCAGGGCACGGATGTAAAAAAGGATCAACTCCTTTATCTGATCAACCCCGCGCCTTATAAAGCGGCGTATGAGACCGCCAAGGCGCAGCTTCTTCACGCCCGCGCGGCGGCCATAGGCATCAGAGCGCAGTATGAGCGTTATAAGCCTCTGGTCAAAGCCCATGCTGTCAGCCAGCAGGATTTCGACAATACGCGGTCTCAGGCCCTTCAGGCGGAAGCGGCCATCGCCACCGCCCAGGCCACGCTTGACAGTGCCGCCGTTAATCTGGACTGGACGGAAGTCCGCTCCCCGATTGAAGGGCGTATAGGGCGCATGTTGTACACGCCGGGCACTTTAGTAACGGCGGGGCAGGTTGATCCGATTGCGCTGGTCACGCGTCTTGACCCGATTTATGTCGACGTGAATCTCGCAGCTTCCGACATGTTGCGTCTGCGTCGGGAGATTGCGGATGGCACGCTTAAAAAAGTGGATGAAGGCGATGCCTCCGTCGAGTTGATGCTGGAGGATGGCAGTAAATATGACTTGCCCGGTGTGCTGCGACTCTCCGAAGTGACAGTTGACCCGGGTACAGGCACACTCGTTTTGCGGGCGCAATTCCCCAATCCGGATAAATTGCTCATGCCCGGTATGTATGTGCACGCGCAGGTCAAAGAGGGGGTTGATCCGACATCCGTTGTGGTGCCGCAGGAGGCTGTGATGCGCAACTCTCGCGGGGATCCATACGTCTTCGTGATTGATGACAAAAACCAGCTCGACACAAAAATGGTGGAACTTGGCCGCGCGATCCATGGCAAATGGGTTGTGCGGAAAGGTTTGAAAGATAATGATCGCGTCGTTGTCTCAGGCCTGGTCAAGGTTAAAAGCGGTCAGAAAGTGACGCCTGAGGAACAAACGACTCCCGCTCCGAAGACGCAGGAAAAATAA
- the purF gene encoding amidophosphoribosyltransferase, which translates to MSPDMQAEPSNRPYEECGVVGIWGAPGAAGLAALGLHALQHRGQEAAGIVSHDESRFYQRKGLGLVGDVFGDPRDIAQLPGDCAIGHNRYATTGATLLRNVQPLFADFEFGGLAVAHNGNLTNAQTLRQALVKRGCIFQSTTDTEVFVHLIAISLYSTVKERLIDAAKQVKGAYSVVCLDQDTLIGLRDPLGVRPLVLGKLAEGGWMLASETCALEIVGAEFVRDVEPGELVVIDKSGVTSCRPFKNTASRFCVFEYIYFSRPDSQVEGRSVYQARKQIGVELAKESPIPADVIVPVPDSGVPSAMGYAAESKLPFEMGIIRNHYVGRTFIEPTDQIRHLGVRMKHSANHSVLAGKRVVLVDDSIVRGTTSRKIVDMVRAAGATEVHMRISSPPTKHPCFYGIDTPEESKLLAATHSVEEMAKVIGVDSLAFISFDGLYRALNHVNRSEASHRYCDACFTSDYPVELVDREGRLIA; encoded by the coding sequence ATGAGTCCCGACATGCAGGCTGAGCCGAGCAACCGCCCTTATGAAGAGTGCGGTGTTGTGGGGATCTGGGGTGCGCCGGGCGCGGCGGGGCTCGCGGCCTTGGGGCTTCATGCGCTGCAACATCGCGGTCAGGAAGCTGCCGGCATTGTCAGTCATGATGAATCCCGTTTCTACCAGCGCAAGGGGCTGGGTTTGGTCGGGGATGTTTTCGGTGATCCGCGAGATATTGCGCAATTACCGGGTGACTGCGCCATCGGGCATAATCGTTATGCCACCACGGGCGCGACTTTGCTGCGCAATGTCCAACCCCTTTTTGCTGATTTTGAATTTGGCGGGCTCGCTGTCGCGCATAATGGCAATCTGACAAATGCCCAGACGCTACGCCAGGCCCTGGTGAAGCGCGGATGCATCTTTCAATCGACGACCGACACGGAAGTTTTCGTTCATCTGATCGCGATTTCCCTCTATTCGACGGTCAAGGAGCGGCTGATTGACGCGGCGAAGCAGGTTAAAGGCGCTTATTCCGTCGTCTGTCTTGATCAGGATACGCTGATCGGGTTGCGGGATCCGCTCGGCGTGCGCCCGCTCGTTCTGGGCAAACTGGCTGAGGGCGGCTGGATGCTCGCGAGTGAAACATGCGCATTGGAAATTGTCGGTGCCGAATTTGTCCGGGATGTCGAGCCCGGGGAACTCGTCGTCATTGACAAGAGTGGTGTCACGTCATGCCGCCCCTTTAAAAATACGGCATCCCGCTTCTGCGTTTTTGAATATATCTATTTTTCACGCCCTGACTCCCAGGTTGAGGGGCGTTCCGTCTATCAGGCGCGCAAGCAGATCGGTGTGGAACTCGCGAAGGAAAGCCCCATCCCCGCGGATGTCATCGTGCCCGTCCCGGATTCCGGCGTGCCGTCAGCCATGGGTTACGCGGCGGAAAGCAAGCTTCCGTTTGAGATGGGCATCATTCGCAACCATTATGTCGGCCGCACTTTCATTGAGCCAACTGACCAGATCCGCCATCTAGGCGTGCGGATGAAGCATTCAGCCAATCATTCCGTGCTGGCAGGTAAACGCGTTGTGCTTGTCGATGATTCGATCGTCCGGGGGACGACATCGCGTAAAATCGTGGATATGGTGCGGGCCGCCGGTGCGACAGAAGTCCATATGCGCATCAGCTCCCCCCCTACGAAGCATCCCTGTTTTTACGGTATCGACACGCCGGAGGAGAGCAAACTCCTGGCTGCGACCCATTCGGTCGAGGAGATGGCGAAGGTGATCGGCGTTGACAGCCTCGCTTTCATTTCCTTTGACGGGCTTTACCGCGCTTTAAATCACGTCAATAGATCAGAAGCGTCGCATCGTTACTGCGATGCCTGTTTTACCAGTGATTACCCGGTTGAGCTGGTTGATCGGGAAGGGCGTCTGATTGCATAA
- a CDS encoding CvpA family protein — MYALDIACLIVILLSVIWAVHRGFAEELSAVIAWGSAITLCYFLYHFLAERLEPWMGDEKSSRTVAIIGSFIVLLVIMRMVTRSFGQFLKKNLFGNLDRILGIVFGALRGYLVLVIVFIGLRYFFPDTSQELLTSDSHAAAPLQAGLNCYDKIRDRIQNPPSLSKKTKLDAPPALVEPDTGIEDDLDTSDGPQEP, encoded by the coding sequence ATGTACGCCCTCGATATTGCCTGCCTCATCGTCATCCTCCTCTCCGTCATCTGGGCGGTGCATCGCGGTTTCGCGGAGGAACTCTCCGCCGTGATCGCCTGGGGCAGCGCGATTACGCTCTGTTATTTCCTGTATCATTTCCTCGCGGAACGCCTCGAACCCTGGATGGGCGATGAGAAATCGAGTCGCACGGTGGCGATCATTGGCAGCTTCATTGTGCTTCTCGTCATCATGCGGATGGTCACGCGCTCTTTCGGGCAATTTCTGAAAAAAAATCTCTTCGGCAATCTTGATCGCATTCTCGGTATTGTTTTCGGCGCGCTGCGTGGCTATCTAGTGCTCGTTATCGTGTTCATCGGGTTGAGATATTTTTTTCCCGATACGTCCCAGGAGTTATTGACCAGTGACAGCCACGCCGCCGCGCCTCTGCAAGCCGGCCTTAACTGTTACGATAAAATCCGGGACAGGATACAAAACCCGCCCTCTTTATCAAAAAAAACCAAACTTGATGCCCCGCCAGCGTTGGTTGAACCCGATACAGGCATTGAGGATGATCTCGACACAAGTGATGGCCCACAGGAGCCCTGA
- a CDS encoding SMR family transporter — protein MSLVHLYMAVSIVAEVIATTMLKASDGFTRLLPGAAAVLGYGFAFYFMSLTLRSVPTGVVYAIWSGAGIVLVSIISLIIYKQVLDLPAIVGIVFILVGVLIINLCSQSVAH, from the coding sequence ATGTCTCTCGTGCATCTATATATGGCGGTCTCGATTGTGGCGGAGGTCATCGCCACGACGATGCTTAAAGCGTCGGACGGCTTTACGCGCCTATTGCCGGGCGCGGCGGCGGTCCTTGGTTATGGCTTCGCCTTTTATTTCATGTCCCTGACTTTGCGGAGTGTGCCGACAGGTGTCGTCTACGCCATATGGTCCGGGGCGGGGATTGTGCTTGTTTCCATTATCAGCCTCATCATTTACAAGCAGGTACTTGATCTGCCGGCGATCGTCGGGATCGTTTTCATCCTTGTCGGCGTTCTTATCATCAATCTGTGCTCTCAAAGCGTGGCGCATTGA
- a CDS encoding quinone-dependent dihydroorotate dehydrogenase: MFSSCVSRVATRLLHALAPETAHHVAIRLLSLGLYPAVKSDSPRLATQCLNMNLPNPIGLAAGFDKDCRAARALSRMGFGFVECGTVTPRPQPGNPRPRLFRLPEDNAIINRLGFNSGGMEAFLRRLRHIREMEARQSGHARIGVNLGINKEGAKPERDYAQSAASFSLLADYLTINLSSPNTPGLRDLQGARSIAGILQAVRKETPLHPPLLVKIAPDLARDTLGDIVEACVDNGAAGLIVSNTTISRPHGLASPHQYEAGGLSGRPLSQLAITSLRDVARLNRGRLTLISSGGIETGFDVLERLRAGADLVQLYSAFVLHGPAIISRIKRELLHEMSCRNFETIKDVIANRDV, translated from the coding sequence ATGTTCTCCTCCTGCGTTTCCAGAGTAGCGACACGTTTATTACATGCGCTCGCTCCTGAGACAGCGCATCACGTTGCGATCCGACTTCTCTCACTCGGGCTTTATCCCGCCGTGAAATCGGACTCCCCGCGCCTTGCGACTCAATGTCTTAACATGAATCTGCCGAATCCGATTGGCCTGGCGGCGGGGTTCGACAAGGATTGCCGCGCGGCCCGCGCTTTGTCACGTATGGGGTTCGGCTTTGTGGAATGTGGAACCGTGACGCCAAGGCCGCAACCCGGCAACCCCCGGCCGCGCCTGTTCCGCCTGCCGGAAGATAACGCGATCATCAACCGCCTCGGTTTCAATAGCGGTGGCATGGAAGCGTTTCTGCGGCGACTTCGACACATTCGGGAGATGGAGGCCAGGCAGTCAGGCCATGCGCGGATCGGCGTCAACCTTGGCATTAATAAGGAAGGCGCAAAGCCGGAGCGGGATTATGCGCAGTCAGCCGCTTCCTTCAGCCTTTTAGCGGATTATCTGACGATCAATCTCTCTTCCCCCAACACGCCCGGCTTGCGCGATCTGCAAGGTGCCCGATCAATCGCCGGAATTTTGCAGGCTGTCAGGAAAGAAACACCGCTTCACCCCCCTCTCCTCGTCAAGATCGCCCCGGATCTCGCGCGGGACACGCTGGGCGATATTGTTGAAGCCTGTGTGGATAACGGGGCGGCCGGGTTGATCGTCAGTAACACGACAATCAGTCGGCCGCATGGCCTGGCCTCCCCCCATCAGTATGAGGCGGGCGGACTCTCGGGACGGCCTTTGTCCCAGCTCGCCATCACATCTTTGCGAGATGTTGCCCGGCTGAATCGCGGCCGCTTGACGCTCATTTCATCTGGCGGGATTGAAACCGGGTTCGATGTGCTTGAGCGTCTGCGCGCAGGGGCGGATCTGGTGCAGTTATATTCCGCCTTCGTGCTGCACGGACCAGCCATTATCAGCAGGATCAAACGTGAGCTTCTGCATGAAATGTCATGCCGCAATTTTGAGACCATCAAGGATGTCATCGCTAACCGCGACGTCTGA
- a CDS encoding mechanosensitive ion channel domain-containing protein, producing the protein MASHRFSENSTWIRTAKRLCAATLIVMTITLPQRSVADPTDKTPTVVAMPSGFGWSTSAKAINDRIDSLQSEAKRLEKAFSDESAARGSESYATLGDRATSLASNAASLSAQIKSFQTIYESFLETIGNTASEGESADITAQRKNLKSILADIRSASIQSKLLELQGKQLSANIQRQLSHKQSALLTQKIPSPVTPDYWAGLAGEFSQIRSAFAPGHHGQYAGALHKLWLWLIGLILTGAAAAMASRYSYRYFPRFEDRLINRVGAPPKVAGRPVFLSVMLSGLISAIVATVLWQLLSVGLFRGAGQRIAESLTGSIPLAAFLIGAVPFSLSHLVPTASGETREPHIYRRHVFTITAFLIIQSFLFAVAEENALPFYTRHLLEGVFAIFVTLYLVGLFRQMDGMRTEQSLFFMPSLRGIAVIASIIALVAVLLGYMVFAFFMVSNLVSFGLGCVIVLLLGLTVKELIAWIFGANAPLTRRLSALGVGSRRVEQFGVVLNFVLNVLLVIVLLSIALSGGHFDLGSIGTQLRGLFVGQSFHGFSLSLNTLLVCIASVAIAYYVINYLKRWLEGKLFPLTRLDVGTRSSITNVMTYVLWIAVLLLVLTEAGVAVQNLTWVVSALSVGIGFGLQSIVQNFVSGVILLAERPIRVGDLVEIGGVKGDVKKISVRATEITLGDGSTMIVPNSQFITSNVRNATMGSPISTMTANVTISTNADAAKAQKVLLDMMRERTDILQDPAPGVSIASISETGITLALSAKLLSVRDAGNVTNALMLDAYGNLRREGIPLGQPPAQFGGATGN; encoded by the coding sequence ATGGCCTCGCACCGCTTTTCAGAAAATTCGACTTGGATCAGGACGGCGAAACGTCTCTGCGCGGCGACGCTGATCGTCATGACGATCACCCTCCCCCAACGCTCTGTTGCGGACCCGACCGATAAAACGCCAACCGTGGTGGCCATGCCTTCCGGTTTCGGCTGGAGCACATCCGCCAAAGCGATTAATGACCGCATCGACTCCCTGCAGTCCGAAGCAAAGCGGCTGGAAAAGGCTTTCTCAGACGAGTCAGCCGCCCGAGGCAGTGAAAGCTACGCGACCCTCGGTGATCGCGCGACATCTCTGGCGTCCAACGCTGCATCTCTTTCAGCGCAGATCAAATCATTCCAGACCATTTATGAGAGTTTCCTTGAAACCATCGGCAATACGGCAAGTGAAGGGGAAAGTGCTGACATCACCGCCCAGCGGAAAAATCTGAAATCCATCCTCGCTGATATCCGCTCCGCCTCCATTCAGTCGAAACTGCTTGAGCTTCAGGGGAAGCAGCTCAGCGCGAATATCCAGCGCCAGCTATCTCATAAGCAGTCAGCTTTATTGACGCAGAAAATCCCATCCCCGGTGACACCGGATTACTGGGCGGGTCTGGCGGGGGAATTCAGCCAGATCCGCAGCGCCTTCGCGCCCGGGCATCATGGGCAATATGCTGGCGCACTGCATAAATTATGGTTGTGGCTGATCGGGCTTATCCTCACCGGCGCGGCGGCGGCAATGGCCTCACGATATAGCTATCGATATTTCCCCCGGTTTGAAGACAGGCTGATCAACCGGGTCGGCGCGCCGCCAAAGGTGGCGGGAAGGCCGGTTTTCCTGTCTGTCATGCTTTCCGGATTGATCAGCGCGATTGTGGCGACCGTCTTATGGCAGCTTCTCTCGGTCGGGCTTTTTCGTGGCGCGGGTCAGCGCATCGCGGAAAGCCTTACCGGCTCCATCCCGCTTGCCGCCTTCCTGATTGGCGCTGTGCCGTTCTCGCTCAGTCATCTGGTGCCGACAGCCTCTGGTGAAACGCGGGAGCCCCATATTTACCGTCGTCACGTCTTTACCATTACCGCCTTCCTCATCATTCAGAGTTTCCTTTTTGCCGTCGCTGAGGAAAACGCCTTACCATTTTACACACGGCATCTGCTTGAAGGCGTTTTTGCCATCTTTGTGACATTGTATCTTGTCGGGCTTTTCCGCCAGATGGACGGGATGCGGACAGAGCAGAGCCTTTTCTTCATGCCGTCCCTGCGCGGGATTGCTGTGATCGCGTCGATCATCGCCTTGGTGGCCGTGCTGCTCGGCTATATGGTCTTTGCTTTCTTCATGGTCTCCAACCTGGTTTCCTTCGGGTTGGGTTGCGTCATCGTGCTGCTGCTCGGCCTGACCGTGAAGGAGCTGATTGCCTGGATCTTTGGTGCCAACGCGCCCCTCACACGACGTCTCTCCGCCCTTGGCGTTGGCAGTCGCCGCGTCGAGCAATTTGGTGTGGTCCTGAATTTTGTCCTGAATGTGCTGCTGGTGATCGTGCTTCTGTCGATCGCCCTGTCTGGCGGGCATTTTGACCTAGGTTCAATCGGCACCCAGTTGCGGGGGCTTTTTGTTGGCCAGTCCTTCCACGGTTTCAGCCTGTCGCTCAATACGCTTCTGGTCTGTATCGCCTCGGTGGCCATTGCCTATTACGTCATTAATTATCTCAAGAGATGGCTGGAGGGAAAATTATTCCCGCTGACGCGGCTGGATGTCGGGACACGCTCCTCCATCACCAATGTCATGACCTATGTGTTGTGGATTGCCGTCCTGCTTCTGGTTCTGACGGAGGCGGGCGTCGCCGTGCAGAACCTGACTTGGGTGGTCAGTGCGCTCTCCGTCGGTATTGGTTTCGGCCTGCAATCCATTGTGCAGAATTTCGTCTCCGGCGTTATTCTTCTGGCTGAAAGGCCCATCCGCGTGGGTGACCTGGTGGAAATTGGCGGCGTCAAAGGCGATGTCAAGAAAATCAGCGTGCGTGCGACGGAGATCACTCTGGGTGATGGGTCCACAATGATCGTCCCGAATTCGCAATTCATCACGTCAAATGTCCGCAATGCAACGATGGGCTCACCCATCAGCACCATGACGGCCAATGTCACGATTTCCACCAATGCTGATGCGGCAAAGGCGCAGAAAGTCCTGCTGGATATGATGCGGGAGAGAACCGACATCCTTCAGGACCCGGCCCCAGGCGTCTCCATCGCGTCGATCAGTGAAACGGGGATCACTTTGGCCCTGTCAGCCAAGCTGCTTTCCGTCCGTGATGCCGGTAATGTTACCAATGCCTTGATGCTGGATGCTTACGGCAATTTGAGGCGAGAGGGCATCCCCCTCGGCCAGCCGCCTGCGCAGTTCGGTGGCGCTACGGGGAACTGA